One Rhodobacteraceae bacterium M385 genomic region harbors:
- a CDS encoding GNAT family N-acetyltransferase, whose amino-acid sequence MQITICAADDPALRPLIAHHQAHGAGDYPDESQHNMNGATLAAEGVRLFVGRLDGEPVAMGGWKRFGDTAAELKSMHVLEAARGQGAGQKIVQAIVADATAAGCTAIYLETGSLPPHAAARRLYERAGFTYCPPFGGYGEDPNSVFMMRAL is encoded by the coding sequence ATGCAGATCACGATTTGCGCAGCGGACGACCCGGCTTTGCGCCCGTTGATTGCGCATCATCAAGCCCACGGCGCGGGCGATTACCCCGACGAAAGCCAACACAACATGAACGGCGCGACCCTTGCCGCCGAAGGGGTGCGCTTGTTTGTGGGCAGGTTGGACGGCGAACCAGTCGCAATGGGGGGCTGGAAACGGTTTGGAGACACCGCGGCAGAGCTGAAGTCCATGCATGTTCTAGAGGCCGCGAGAGGGCAAGGCGCAGGCCAGAAAATCGTGCAAGCGATTGTGGCGGACGCGACAGCAGCGGGATGCACGGCGATCTATCTGGAGACCGGCAGCCTCCCGCCTCATGCAGCGGCACGGCGCTTGTATGAACGCGCCGGGTTCACCTATTGCCCGCCCTTTGGCGGCTACGGTGAAGACCCGAACTCTGTCTTCATGATGCGTGCGCTTTAG